Proteins encoded together in one Campylobacter concisus window:
- a CDS encoding Sua5 YciO YrdC YwlC family protein → MIYLAQTDTTAGFLSKDYKEINHVKMRSEGKPCLITTAKFSVLHELARAPKKYKNFIRRSRKTTFLYPNLKAIRVVKECKHEKFLSKFDWLYSSSANKNGMKFDEVWARSVADEVVDELFFEDTPSKIYKISKSRLKKIR, encoded by the coding sequence ATGATATACCTAGCGCAAACTGACACGACGGCTGGCTTTTTAAGCAAGGACTACAAGGAGATAAATCACGTCAAAATGCGAAGCGAGGGCAAACCTTGCCTCATCACGACGGCTAAATTTAGCGTTTTACATGAGCTTGCTAGAGCGCCAAAAAAGTATAAAAATTTCATCCGCCGCTCAAGAAAGACGACATTTTTATATCCAAATTTAAAGGCGATCAGGGTCGTAAAAGAGTGCAAACATGAGAAATTTTTAAGCAAATTTGACTGGCTTTACTCAAGCAGCGCGAACAAAAATGGTATGAAATTTGACGAAGTTTGGGCTAGAAGCGTGGCTGATGAAGTTGTTGATGAACTATTTTTTGAAGATACGCCATCAAAAATTTATAAAATTTCAAAGAGCAGACTAAAAAAGATCCGCTAG
- a CDS encoding flagellar hook-basal body complex protein: MRGFYNGVSGIKTQSFGMDVWSNNISNINNVGFKASIPEFKNLINQNLVSAGSGPTSDQVGLGATKQTTALDMSNGSFQSTDNNFDLAIGGDGFFGVVDKTGKNYYTRTGTFDIDAAGNLVDTRGNLLLGTLANFTPTTPSATALKKYGQTSSAPQAYTVSQEELSLGDPGSQKGITLPHFLFMPAEATTNISLKGNLNSTRITDKKTTALDASQYAYTLDNTNKTISLNGQIPLSTTSLGAKAGDSVVVKVKDGDGKFSEFSTTLEGDGTWQINDKSLKFMDFANLEVNAEVTSLVEVPNKEKLTSDIYNADGTKSLVTINLTKQIPQAGDQTIWDAVATITDASGAVQNTAMGSLTFNGSGRLVANTLTSVGGVNLNFEGDGDADVYNGMTSSANARKDFNIKRDGYAEGLLSKYSVDDRGNIMANFDNTRAFPVAKVALYHFINDQGVAKVGDNLYEATANSGEPFFYKNKAGETVYGAQILANKLEMSNVDLGQALSEVIVTQKAYEASAKSITTSDEMIQTAIQMKK; the protein is encoded by the coding sequence ATGAGAGGTTTTTACAACGGGGTTAGCGGCATCAAGACGCAAAGCTTTGGCATGGATGTTTGGTCAAACAACATCTCAAACATAAATAATGTCGGTTTCAAAGCTTCAATCCCTGAGTTTAAAAATTTAATAAACCAAAACCTAGTCTCAGCAGGAAGTGGCCCAACTAGCGATCAAGTGGGACTTGGAGCTACTAAGCAAACGACTGCACTTGACATGTCAAATGGTAGCTTTCAAAGCACTGATAACAACTTTGACCTTGCTATAGGCGGAGATGGCTTCTTTGGCGTTGTCGATAAAACAGGCAAAAACTACTACACAAGAACAGGCACTTTTGATATAGACGCGGCTGGAAATTTAGTAGATACTAGGGGAAATTTACTCCTTGGCACGCTTGCAAATTTCACTCCGACCACGCCAAGTGCAACCGCTCTTAAAAAATATGGTCAAACCTCAAGCGCCCCACAAGCTTACACAGTCTCGCAAGAGGAGCTAAGTCTGGGCGATCCTGGCTCGCAAAAAGGCATAACACTGCCTCATTTTTTATTTATGCCAGCTGAGGCTACTACAAACATCAGCCTAAAAGGCAATCTAAACTCAACCCGCATAACAGATAAAAAAACAACAGCGCTTGATGCTAGCCAATACGCCTACACGCTTGATAATACAAACAAGACGATCTCACTAAACGGACAGATCCCACTAAGCACCACATCTCTTGGCGCAAAAGCTGGCGACAGCGTGGTCGTAAAAGTAAAAGACGGCGATGGTAAATTTAGCGAGTTTTCAACCACGCTTGAGGGTGACGGCACTTGGCAGATAAACGATAAGAGCCTTAAATTTATGGATTTTGCAAATTTAGAGGTAAATGCCGAAGTCACCTCACTCGTTGAAGTGCCAAACAAAGAAAAGCTAACCTCTGATATCTACAACGCAGACGGCACAAAGAGCTTGGTCACTATAAATTTAACCAAGCAGATCCCACAAGCTGGCGACCAGACTATCTGGGACGCGGTGGCGACAATAACTGATGCTAGCGGAGCCGTGCAAAACACAGCAATGGGCTCACTTACATTTAATGGCAGTGGCAGGCTTGTGGCAAATACACTAACAAGCGTTGGCGGCGTAAATTTAAACTTCGAGGGCGACGGCGATGCGGACGTTTATAATGGCATGACAAGCTCAGCAAACGCTAGAAAAGACTTCAACATAAAAAGAGATGGCTACGCTGAGGGGCTTTTATCAAAATATAGCGTCGATGATCGTGGCAACATCATGGCAAATTTCGACAATACTAGAGCATTCCCTGTGGCAAAAGTGGCGCTTTATCACTTTATAAACGACCAAGGCGTGGCAAAGGTTGGCGACAATCTTTATGAAGCCACAGCCAACTCTGGCGAGCCATTTTTTTACAAAAACAAAGCTGGCGAGACCGTTTATGGGGCGCAAATTTTAGCAAACAAGCTTGAGATGAGTAACGTCGATCTTGGTCAAGCACTAAGCGAAGTGATCGTCACACAAAAGGCCTACGAAGCGAGCGCAAAAAGCATCACGACAAGTGATGAGATGATACAAACTGCTATCCAGATGAAGAAATAA
- a CDS encoding flagellar basal body rod modification protein, with protein sequence MASVSDITTQTTQQKNAEKKAKARQDAAASTGTNPNGQLDKDAFMKLLLTELQYQDPTSPMDTEKMLTQTSQLASVEMQENTNKAMKELVSQLKSNANAYAISALGKMVSTGSNAVTLTDEKKDAKFALYFKTDLANGKIEVKNANGQVVRTTDLSETNAGVHNLAWDGKDASGNQVPNGSYTISATYTGKDGKEYKTQVGNYPVEAVKFVDGKAMMKVAGEYVSMDKVSEYYEG encoded by the coding sequence ATGGCTTCAGTTTCAGATATAACTACACAAACAACGCAACAAAAAAATGCCGAGAAAAAGGCAAAAGCAAGACAAGACGCTGCAGCTAGCACAGGAACTAATCCAAATGGACAGCTAGATAAAGATGCATTTATGAAGCTACTTTTAACCGAGCTTCAGTACCAAGACCCAACAAGCCCTATGGATACTGAAAAGATGCTAACGCAAACTAGCCAGCTAGCATCAGTCGAGATGCAAGAAAATACAAACAAAGCGATGAAAGAGCTAGTAAGTCAGCTAAAGTCAAACGCAAATGCCTACGCTATCTCAGCCCTTGGCAAGATGGTTTCAACTGGCTCAAATGCAGTCACACTAACAGATGAGAAAAAAGATGCAAAATTTGCGCTTTACTTTAAGACAGATCTCGCAAATGGCAAAATCGAGGTCAAAAACGCAAATGGTCAAGTCGTAAGAACAACTGATCTAAGCGAGACAAATGCAGGCGTTCATAACCTAGCTTGGGACGGCAAAGACGCGTCTGGCAACCAAGTGCCAAATGGCTCATACACCATTTCAGCGACTTACACTGGCAAAGATGGCAAAGAGTATAAAACACAAGTAGGCAACTACCCAGTCGAGGCGGTGAAATTTGTAGATGGCAAGGCTATGATGAAGGTAGCTGGCGAATACGTTTCAATGGATAAAGTATCTGAATATTACGAGGGCTAA
- a CDS encoding molybdopterin-dependent oxidoreductase — MKRRDFIKFSALAATAAQANKIEGVTKTIFDQNKTFGANRFGLFWANTNSNQIVSVDPFEGDKFPNTMNNSLPDLIQNESRVLYPYVRKSYLKAKGAAKSELRGKEEFVRVSWETALDLAAKALKENFDKYGPESIYGECYWWGGSGKISWGRTVGHRMLKVLGGYVEESGDYSTGAGLVIMPHVLGNSAVYDAPTKWEAIAKNAKNVVFWGTDPLVTGQISWQPPTHDGYLGIKKIKEAGIKTYSVCVFKNDTTRYLGSEAIIVRPNTDVAMMLGMCHYLYENKLYDEEFIKKYTVGFNKFKDYLLGTTDKVVKDINWASKICGVKAEDIAKFATALAKEPSVIIAGRSLQRQDHGEMSFWGIVTLSAMLGQIGKEGLGFEFNLNYANGATDKIAPSLKGISTSISEKYDNVDGAPWKKFKNVTIPSSRSIEALQNPGKEIDYDGSKIKLPHMRVAYMASGSMFTRHQDVNNAVKAWRKFDTVITAEPFWTSTAKLSDIVLPVALEVERNDINQSVPTNEYIVAYKPIVEPMGESRSDYWICSQICKRWGREEVFTEGKDELGWAKEFYADAAEQAKGINVKMPSFDEFWKEGYVRFEQDDEASRYYTRLSAFRENPHKNRLGTPSGKIELYSPTIAKFGYKDFAPHVAWIEPFEWLGSEKAKKYPFSVTTPHSRYRLHSQLNNSIIRNYAEVCAREPMLINVNDAKAKGIATGDVVRVFNDRGEILVGALVTDIIPEHVIAICEGAWYDPEVLGEKSLCKHGCVNVLTRDKGTSSIAQSNCGHTILVNLEKYKGEIKPITAFSKPKILQSL, encoded by the coding sequence ATGAAAAGACGAGATTTTATAAAATTTTCTGCACTTGCTGCCACAGCAGCGCAGGCAAACAAGATAGAGGGCGTGACAAAGACCATTTTTGACCAAAACAAAACCTTTGGCGCAAATAGATTTGGTCTATTTTGGGCAAATACCAACTCAAATCAAATCGTCTCTGTTGATCCATTTGAGGGCGATAAATTCCCAAATACCATGAACAATAGCTTGCCAGACCTCATCCAAAACGAAAGCCGCGTGCTCTATCCATACGTGAGAAAGAGCTACCTAAAGGCAAAAGGCGCAGCAAAGAGCGAGCTTCGTGGCAAAGAGGAATTTGTGCGTGTTAGCTGGGAGACGGCACTTGATCTAGCAGCAAAAGCCTTAAAAGAAAATTTCGACAAATATGGCCCTGAGAGCATCTACGGCGAGTGCTACTGGTGGGGCGGCAGCGGTAAGATCAGCTGGGGCAGGACCGTTGGTCACAGGATGCTAAAAGTGCTTGGCGGATACGTCGAAGAGAGTGGCGACTACTCAACTGGAGCTGGCCTTGTCATCATGCCTCACGTCCTAGGCAACAGCGCCGTTTATGACGCTCCGACAAAGTGGGAGGCCATCGCTAAAAACGCTAAAAACGTTGTATTTTGGGGCACTGACCCGCTTGTAACTGGTCAAATTTCATGGCAACCACCAACACATGATGGCTATCTTGGCATCAAAAAGATAAAAGAGGCAGGTATAAAAACTTATAGCGTTTGCGTCTTTAAAAACGACACCACAAGATACCTTGGCTCTGAAGCCATCATCGTTCGTCCAAATACCGACGTAGCAATGATGCTTGGCATGTGCCACTATCTATATGAAAACAAGCTTTATGACGAAGAATTTATCAAAAAATACACAGTTGGCTTTAATAAATTTAAAGACTACCTACTTGGCACAACCGACAAAGTGGTCAAAGATATCAACTGGGCGAGCAAAATTTGCGGCGTAAAAGCTGAGGATATCGCTAAATTTGCAACAGCACTTGCAAAAGAGCCAAGTGTCATAATCGCAGGCAGGTCGCTTCAAAGACAAGATCACGGCGAGATGAGCTTTTGGGGCATAGTAACACTTAGTGCGATGCTAGGTCAGATAGGCAAAGAGGGTCTTGGATTTGAGTTTAACCTCAACTACGCAAATGGCGCTACAGACAAGATCGCTCCGTCGCTAAAAGGCATCAGCACCAGCATCAGCGAGAAATACGACAACGTAGATGGCGCTCCTTGGAAGAAATTTAAAAACGTCACCATCCCATCTTCAAGATCGATCGAGGCTTTGCAAAACCCTGGCAAAGAGATAGACTATGACGGCTCAAAGATCAAGCTACCACACATGAGAGTGGCTTACATGGCGTCTGGATCGATGTTTACAAGGCATCAGGATGTAAATAACGCCGTAAAAGCATGGCGTAAATTTGACACCGTAATAACCGCTGAGCCATTTTGGACAAGCACAGCAAAACTAAGCGACATCGTCTTGCCAGTAGCCCTTGAAGTCGAGAGAAACGACATCAACCAAAGCGTGCCTACAAACGAATACATCGTAGCTTATAAACCTATCGTAGAGCCTATGGGTGAGAGCAGGAGCGATTACTGGATCTGCTCACAAATTTGCAAACGCTGGGGCAGAGAAGAGGTCTTTACAGAGGGCAAAGATGAGCTTGGCTGGGCGAAAGAATTTTACGCAGATGCAGCCGAGCAAGCTAAAGGCATAAATGTCAAGATGCCAAGCTTTGATGAGTTTTGGAAAGAGGGATATGTTAGATTTGAGCAAGATGACGAAGCTAGCAGATACTACACAAGGCTTAGCGCTTTTAGAGAAAATCCTCACAAAAACCGCCTAGGCACGCCATCTGGCAAGATAGAGCTCTACTCTCCAACTATCGCTAAATTTGGCTACAAAGACTTTGCGCCACACGTTGCTTGGATCGAGCCGTTTGAGTGGCTTGGCAGCGAAAAAGCCAAAAAGTATCCATTTAGCGTCACAACCCCACACTCAAGATACCGCCTCCACTCACAGCTAAATAACTCAATAATCAGAAACTACGCTGAAGTATGCGCAAGAGAGCCAATGCTCATAAACGTAAATGACGCCAAAGCAAAAGGCATCGCGACTGGCGACGTGGTGAGAGTATTTAACGACAGGGGCGAAATTTTAGTCGGCGCGCTAGTCACTGACATCATCCCAGAGCACGTCATCGCCATCTGCGAGGGTGCGTGGTACGATCCTGAAGTGCTAGGCGAAAAGAGCCTTTGCAAACACGGCTGCGTCAATGTCCTAACTCGCGACAAAGGCACATCTAGCATCGCTCAAAGCAACTGCGGACACACGATCCTTGTAAATTTAGAAAAATACAAAGGCGAGATCAAACCGATCACCGCGTTTTCTAAACCAAAAATTTTGCAATCTTTGTAG
- the typA gene encoding translational GTPase TypA produces MEKIRNIAVIAHVDHGKTTMVDELLKQSGTFNEHQNLGERVMDSNDIERERGITILSKNTAIRYKDTKINIIDTPGHADFGGEVERVLKMVDGVLLLVDAQEGVMPQTKFVVKKALSLGLRPIVVVNKIDKPAGDPDRVINEIFDLFVALDANDEQLEFPVVYAAAKNGYAKLKLSDENKDMQPLFETILAHVPAPSGSDENPLQLQVFTLDYDNYVGKIGIARIFNGKIAKNQNVMLAKADGTKTTGRISKLIGFMGLDRIDINEAGTGDIVAIAGFDALDVGDSVVDPNNPHPLDPLHIEEPTLSVVFSVNDGPLAGTEGKHVTSNKIDERLANEMKTNIAMKYENIGEGKFKVSGRGELQITILAENMRREGYEFLLGRPEVIVKEINGVKCEPYELLVIDAPDDTTGTVIEKLGKRKAEMVSMNPTGDGQTRIEFEIPARGLIGFRSQFLTDTKGEGVMNHSFLEFRPLSGTVEHRTNGALVSMENGVTLAYSLFNLQDRGVLFLDPQAKVYVGMIIGEHSRPNDLDVNPIKGKNLTNVRASGSDDAIKLVPPRKLSLERALEWIEDDELVEVTPINIRVRKRYLDPTERKRKAKL; encoded by the coding sequence TTGGAAAAGATACGAAATATAGCCGTTATCGCGCACGTCGACCACGGTAAGACAACAATGGTTGATGAGCTTTTGAAGCAGTCAGGAACATTTAACGAGCATCAAAACCTTGGCGAGCGTGTAATGGATAGCAACGACATCGAAAGAGAGCGTGGCATCACGATCCTTTCTAAAAACACCGCCATTCGCTACAAAGATACAAAGATCAACATCATCGACACCCCAGGCCACGCCGACTTTGGTGGCGAAGTAGAGCGTGTTCTTAAGATGGTTGATGGCGTTTTACTACTTGTTGATGCGCAAGAGGGCGTTATGCCACAAACTAAATTTGTCGTCAAAAAGGCGCTCTCACTTGGACTTCGCCCAATCGTCGTCGTAAATAAGATAGATAAGCCTGCAGGCGATCCAGACCGCGTTATAAATGAAATTTTTGACCTTTTTGTCGCACTTGATGCAAACGATGAGCAGTTAGAATTCCCAGTCGTTTATGCCGCTGCAAAAAATGGCTACGCAAAACTAAAACTAAGCGATGAAAACAAAGATATGCAGCCACTTTTTGAGACTATCCTAGCTCACGTGCCAGCTCCAAGCGGCAGCGACGAGAACCCACTTCAGCTTCAAGTTTTTACGCTTGATTATGACAACTACGTCGGCAAGATCGGCATCGCGAGGATTTTTAACGGCAAGATAGCTAAAAACCAAAACGTCATGCTTGCAAAGGCTGATGGCACAAAGACAACTGGTAGAATTTCAAAGCTTATCGGCTTTATGGGACTTGATAGGATCGATATAAACGAGGCTGGCACTGGCGACATCGTAGCGATCGCTGGCTTTGACGCGCTTGACGTTGGCGATAGCGTCGTTGATCCAAACAACCCACATCCGCTTGATCCGCTCCATATCGAAGAGCCAACACTTAGCGTTGTATTTTCTGTAAATGACGGCCCACTAGCGGGCACTGAGGGCAAACACGTCACATCAAATAAGATCGATGAGCGCCTTGCAAACGAGATGAAGACAAATATCGCGATGAAGTATGAAAACATCGGTGAGGGTAAATTTAAAGTAAGCGGCCGTGGCGAGCTTCAGATCACCATTTTGGCTGAAAATATGCGCCGCGAGGGCTATGAGTTTTTACTTGGCAGACCTGAGGTCATCGTAAAAGAGATAAACGGCGTAAAATGCGAGCCATACGAGCTTTTGGTTATCGACGCGCCTGATGATACGACAGGCACTGTCATAGAAAAACTAGGCAAAAGAAAGGCCGAAATGGTCTCTATGAACCCAACAGGCGACGGTCAAACAAGGATCGAATTTGAAATCCCAGCGCGCGGCCTTATCGGCTTTAGAAGCCAGTTTTTGACTGATACAAAAGGCGAGGGCGTTATGAACCATAGCTTTTTGGAGTTTAGACCACTAAGCGGCACCGTCGAGCACAGAACAAACGGCGCTTTAGTTTCTATGGAAAACGGCGTAACGCTTGCTTATTCGCTATTTAACTTGCAAGATCGTGGCGTGCTATTTCTTGATCCACAAGCAAAAGTCTATGTGGGCATGATCATCGGTGAGCACAGCCGTCCAAACGACCTTGATGTAAATCCTATCAAGGGCAAAAACCTAACGAACGTGCGTGCAAGTGGTAGTGACGATGCGATCAAGCTAGTTCCGCCTAGAAAGCTAAGCCTTGAGCGCGCGCTTGAGTGGATAGAGGACGACGAGCTAGTCGAGGTTACGCCTATAAATATTCGCGTTCGCAAGCGCTATTTAGACCCAACAGAGCGTAAAAGAAAAGCAAAACTATAA